In one window of Nicotiana tabacum cultivar K326 chromosome 12, ASM71507v2, whole genome shotgun sequence DNA:
- the LOC107831403 gene encoding uncharacterized protein LOC107831403: MIELLRQYVDVFAWSYDDMPGLSTNIVSHRLPTNHTRLPVKQKPRKFKPDLSLRIKEEVTKQIEANVVRVTNYPSWLANNVPVPKKDRNIIICVDYRDLNKDSPKDDFSLPNIHILFDNCAKHELQSFVDCFTRYHQFLMHEDDAEKTAFTTPWGVYYYRVMSFGLNNVGATYIRAMTTLFHNMIHKEIEVYVDDVIIKPRKSSEHLDDLRKFLNACKVLDNAFGCVVGKHDETGRKEQAIYYLSKKFTPCEAKYTLIERICCALTWIAQKLRYYMLAYTMHLISRLDPLKYIFQKPMPTGKLAKLQILLSKFDIVYITHKAIKVQALADHLVENLVDGNYKPLTTYFRDEEVLFVGEDIAESYTMWRMFFDGVANFKGVKIGAVLISKSAQHYPASTKIRFPCTNNMAKYKACILEIKMAVDMNIKELLVIRDFDLLIHQVQGEWSSKNVKILPYLHCVKELCKKFTKIEFKHVPRIQNEFVIALATISSMIQHPDKNCIDPIEVEIRDRHAYCFYIDEEPDGKPWYHDIKRFLATREYP; the protein is encoded by the exons ATGATTGAGCTCCTCCGACAGTATGTCGATGTGttcgcatggtcctatgatgacatgccgggattaagcactaACATTGTCTCGCATCGACTACCCACCAATCATACCAGACTGCCGGTCAAGCAAAAACCAAGAAAGTTCAAACCTGATTTAAGTCTGAGGATaaaggaagaagtgaccaaacagATAGAAGCAAATGTGGTAAGGGTCACCAACTATCCAAGTTGGTTGGCAAACAACGTCCCAGTACCTAAGAAAGACAGAAATATCATAATATGTGTGGACTACCGAGATCTCAATAAAGATAGTCCAAAGGATGATTTCTctctgccaaatatccacatcctcTTCGACAACTGTGCAAAGCATGAACTGcagtcatttgtggattgtttcaCTAGATACCATCAATTCTTAATGCATGAGGATGATGCAGAGAAGACGGctttcaccacaccttggggAGTCTACTATTATAgagttatgtcgttcggtctcaATAATGTCGGTGCCACCTACATAAGGGCCATGACGACCCTCTTTCACAACATGATTCATAAGGAGATtgaagtgtatgtggatgacgtcatcataaAGCCACGAAAGAGCTCGGAGCACTTGGACGACTTGAGGAAATTTTTGAATGCCTGCAAAG TCTTGGATAACGCCTTCGGCTGTGTGGTTGGGAAGCATGATGAAACtgggagaaaggagcaggccatttactacttaagcaagaagttcacgccATGCGAGGCCAAGTATACCCTGATAGAACGCATTTGTTGTGCCCTGACTTGGATTGCTCAGAAGCTAAGGTATTACATGTTAGCGTACACCATGCATCTGATATCTCGGCTCGACCCTCTCAAGTACATTTTTCAGAAGCCAATGCCTACCGGAAAGCTAGCTAAATTGCAAATTCTCCTCAGcaaatttgacattgtgtacataactCATAAGGCTATCAAAGTACAAGCTTTAGCTGACCACCTCGTGGAGAATCTAGTGGATGGGAATTACAAACCTCTTACCACATATTTCCGAGATGAAGAAGTACTATTTGtcggagaagatattgcagaatcataCACTAtgtggagaatgtttttcgatggagtagcaaatttcaaaggagtcaaAATTGGGGCAGTCCTGATTTCGAAATCTGCACAACACTATCCAGCATCGACAAAGATAAGATTcccttgtaccaataatatggctaaATACAAAGCGTGCATTCTCGAGATCAaaatggcagtcgacatgaacatcaaAGAACTTTTGGTCATACGAGATTTCGATTTGCTAATACACCAAGTCCAAGGAGAATGGTCCTCCAAGAATGTCAAGATACTGCCATACCTACACTGCGTGAAAGAGTTGtgcaagaagttcacaaagatTGAGTTCAAGCACGTCCCCAGGATTCAGAACGAGTTCGTCATCGCCCTTGCAACCATATCGTCTATGAttcaacatccagacaagaactgtATCGACCCTATCGAGGTAGAGATCAGGGATCGACATGCCTATTGCTTCTATATAGATGAAGAACCCGATGgtaaaccatggtatcatgacatcaagaGATTCCTTGCGACTAGAGAGTACCCGTAG